Proteins from a single region of Juglans microcarpa x Juglans regia isolate MS1-56 chromosome 5S, Jm3101_v1.0, whole genome shotgun sequence:
- the LOC121266786 gene encoding heavy metal-associated isoprenylated plant protein 45-like yields MFRRRARRAQFSDAISIVELLVHMDCEGCEKRIRRAISKIQGVDSLDIDMDKQKVTVTGYVEQRKVLKVVRRTGRKAEFWPFPYDTEYYPYASQYLDESTYSSSYNYYRHGFNESVHGYFPDQAYDTVPDPTVHLFSDDNVHAYCSIM; encoded by the exons ATGTTTAGGAGGCGAGCTAGAAGGGCACAATTTTCTGATGCTATCTCT ATTGTGGAACTTCTGGTACATATGGATTGTGAAGGATGCGAAAAGAGAATTCGAAGAGCAATCTCGAAAATACAAG GGGTTGACAGCTTGGATATAGACATGGACAAGCAAAAGGTGACAGTGACGGGATACGTTGAGCAGAGGAAGGTGCTAAAGGTGGTGAGAAGAACGGGAAGGAAGGCAGAGTTTTGGCCATTCCCATACGACACCGAATACTATCCTTATGCATCCCAGTACTTAGACGAGTCTACCTACTCTTCTTCCTATAATTACTACCGCCATGGCTTTAACGAAAGTGTGCACGGTTACTTCCCTGACCAAGCCTACGATACTGTCCCCGATCCAACTGTCCATCTTTTCAGTGATGACAATGTTCATGCCTATTGCAGTATTATGTGA
- the LOC121266785 gene encoding chaperone protein dnaJ 72 → MVLMTTMEDHYKILGLNRNASKGEIKEAFRKLAVKFHPDKHSQSPNSVRENATLRFKQVSEAYEVLSDDRKRAHYDFRSRSGSGAGPSTRGGYGYNHHYHNSHSKYRGWNGKAYGSSRFESALQFLTTRAFLRNLGFAGALLGGMFMTDMSMEALWKRNNSGKSFEEAIKSIKKLKEAIEDVEDATESTQKVGIHEATVPFEKADGHSKRS, encoded by the exons ATGGTATTGATGACGACGATGGAAGATCATTACAAGATTCTGGGGTTGAACAGGAACGCCAGCAAAGGCGAAATCAAAGAAGCCTTCAGAAAATTGGCAGTCAAGTTTCACCCGGACAAGCACTCTCAGTCCCCCAATTCCGTTCGTGAAAATGCCACTCTGAGATTCAAGCAGGTTTCCGAGGCCTACGAGGTCCTCAGCGATGATCGTAAGCGTGCCCATTACGATTTCCGCTCTCGTTCTGGTTCTGGGGCTGGACCGAGCACAAGAGGTGGTTATGGCTATAACCATCATTATCATAACAGTCATAGTAAATATCGTGGCTGGAATGGGAAAGCTTATGGGTCATCGAGATTTGAGTCTGCGCTTCAGTTTCTTACAACCCGTGCGTTTCTTCGCAATCTTGGCTTTGCAGG TGCATTGTTAGGTGGAATGTTCATGACAGATATGAGCATGGAGGCCTTATGGAAGAGGAACAACTCTGGG AAATCATTTGAAGAAGCCATTAAATCAATTAAGAAACTCAAAGAAGCTATAGAGGATGTTGAAGATGCCACAGAATCCACTCAGAAAGTCGGAATTCATGAGGCCACAGTGCCTTTTGAGAAGGCCGACGGTCACTCGAAGAGGTCTTGA
- the LOC121266787 gene encoding uncharacterized protein LOC121266787 has product MWSKLEIAVQMRKIVIISSRTCYRSVYNHPFLLGILCFVLFLYRSFPFLFSLLVSASPVLFCTAVLLGTLLSFGHPNIVPEIEKDDDRVSHSHDVASLKARVSRDTTVVVDDERDESFLVERYTRKGSDIVEEAIEGPSSAEDKVGKVDTFDGLDDCVAVIAHSSREIQLEKDIEGASSVEDKVGKVGIDDGLVDYRPLNDHSSREIQLERRVTGEVEGKFNGLELEKKGDFHEENLGIECMLNDGEALENQCFVVHKVGDEILEVEDNVERPGELADAHSGDHFDLFPNDDEDGGDESSDQGSDLAESSSPDASMADIFPILEELHPLLDPKAPQPAHMSHDDESDAASERSCKSNNASVESDEESEIHGDEEDGVDENEDDEEEAQGGKEDESKSAIKWTEDDQKNLMDLGTSELERNQRLENLIARRRARKNMRLMAEKNLIDLDGADLFFNVPPISTARHNPFDLPYDPYDPPGSAPSILLPIRNPFDLPYDPNEEKPDLKGDNFQQEFTTFQQKDTLFRRHESFSIGPSGLGGPRQERNAIRFRPFFVPERFTSEGTSYSSFERQSSEVSESKLSSIPDTESMSSAAERDDKKPNELDLCQETKLISSIDHASDIVERGSGFHENIDSVEMEQVERRDVCHDEVEITLGQVGNHAEMDSGLSATGGVAIPLELRTSEIHLETQHFIHDDEVEITLGQVGNQAEMDSGLSETGGVAIPLELSTSEIHLKMEPVEDEYSSRSSLSSLSEIDGRVPYATKEETVSLEPRANDLDESRSAILPSPKEPDSHFLSGWVDENQHEPVYDSSPPECEKILSHPSISSDLQVEISKMGSPPVSVVTSIPISDKESELYSEREGKDSSNYEEPHGSSSVIHPDNEMEPRLREVQESSKDHVTQVKSPGVNLGDQNGSEYVVEHVSVTSRSSYTDVGSVEEGIVYKKDSSSHRQDQVSSSSNDSEIIFGIHQAVHEKPDSEASSYQMASKNLTLSRKEEQHPRPSAVVQHVSVIASETEPFERHTISKIETFQREQDQVYSSNSSDFGSIGKGLMHSNEVLQPEHDQVQFSIVDDAEIDKSSHQDGGEKLDLVASSPQHIPSSEEQQPPLVTEQVILVLSNHSTSETEHGKDWSLNKEEIVCYEQDEVHSSGSDAKIDAGHHRDLDVDVVSLGYADKPMVEASFDDHDECTESYDIRTESSEVVKMTDNEDELIVHDPECKIRPNLSSSASVSTQIDITDGPEYKLPSSGLYLKADVLGGIVDKDQTKVSEDFSYPAEAYGSSHAEQNVNEVDEIKEIDEGLLSELDAVGDFCVKEVVESTEFELLPKDSNPPKTEMGLPVLEARSLEDINLAFKQLREGVDAEEVILPGVVDDWLVVGESKDHVESNSSLKTVDAKSLEDIHVALKQVSQDNVHELPQALGPKDSAAVETSQVASAEEIESTDMGSGVQESSTVAGDKPEQGCYETSEILSLSISDRLDIKSKEEKSHGASSSSSSSNSD; this is encoded by the exons ATGTGGTCAAAACTGGAAATTGCAGTTCAAATGAGAAAAATCGTGATCATATCAAGCAGAACATGTTATAGATCAGTTTACAATCATCCATTCCTTTTGGGCATCCTCTGTTTTGTGTTATTTCTGTACagatcttttccttttttattttcccttttggTCTCTGCATCCCCTGTTTTGTTCTGCACTGCCGTACTTCTTGGGACACTTTTGAGTTTTGGGCATCCAAACATTGTACCCGAAATCGAAAAAGATGATGATAGGGTTAGCCATTCCCATGATGTCGCTTCTCTTAAGGCCAGGGTTTCGAGGGATACCACTGTTGTTGTCGATGATGAGAGAGACGAGAGCTTTCTTGTAGAAAGATATACAAGAAAGGGAAGTGACATAGTAGAGGAGGCTATTGAGGGTCCTAGTTCCGCAGAAGATAAAGTCGGGAAGGTTGATACATTTGATGGTCTGGATGATTGCGTGGCAGTGATTGCTCATAGTTCCCGGGAAATTCAGTTAGAGAAGGATATTGAAGGGGCTAGTTCGGTGGAAGATAAAGTTGGGAAGGTTGGGATAGATGATGGCCTGGTTGATTATAGGCCACTGAATGATCATAGTTCCCGGGAAATTCAGTTAGAGAGGCGAGTAACTGGGGAAGTCGAGGGAAAGTTTAACGGTTTGGAGTTGGAAAAGAAGGGTGACTTTCACGAGGAGAACTTGGGGATTGAATGCATGTTAAATGATGGGGAAGCTCTCGAGAATCAATGTTTTGTGGTTCACAAAGTGGGAGACGAGATTCTTGAAGTGGAAGATAATGTTGAGCGCCCGGGAGAGTTGGCCGATGCTCATAGTGGAGATCACTTCGATTTATTTCCtaatgatgatgaggatggtgGTGATGAGTCTTCGGACCAAGGGTCTGATCTGGCAGAGAGTTCCTCACCGGATGCTTCAATGGCCGACATCTTTCCAATCCTTGAGGAGCTTCACCCACTTCTGGATCCAAAAGCTCCACAGCCTGCTCATATGTCCCATGATGATGAGTCAGATGCTGCTTCAGAACGCTCTTGTAAAAGTAACAATGCCAGCGTTGAGTCAGATGAAGAATCGGAAATTCATGGAGACGAAGAAGACGGCgttgatgaaaatgaagatgacgaGGAAGAAGCACAGGGAGGCAAGGAGGATGAAAGTAAATCGGCAATTAAGTGGACAGAGGATGACCAAAAGAATCTCATGGATTTGGGGACTTCCGAGCTGGAGAGGAACCAGCGCCTGGAGAATCTCATTGCAAGGAGGAGAGCACGGAAAAACATGAGATTGATGGCTGAGAAGAATTTGATAGACTTAGATGGCGCTGATCTCTTCTTTAATGTTCCACCCATTTCAACGGCAAGACATAATCCTTTTGATCTCCCTTATGATCCCTATGATCCACCTGGTTCGGCACCATCTATATTGTTGCCAATACGAAACCCTTTTGATCTTCCTTATGACCCAAAtgaagaaaaacctgatctcAAGGGAGACAATTTTCAGCAAGAGTTTACGACATTTCAGCAGAAAGATACATTATTCCGTAGGCATGAAAGTTTCAGTATTGGACCATCTGGCCTAGGGGGTCCCAGGCAAGAGAGGAATGCTATTAGGTTCAGACCCTTTTTTGTGCCAGAACGCTTCACTTCAGAGGGGACAAGCTATTCCTCATTCGAGAGACAGTCAAGTGAAGTTAGTGAATCAAAGTTGAGCTCTATTCCTGATACTGAATCAATGAGTTCTGCTGCTGAAAGAGATGACAAGAAGCCCAATGAACTAGATCTTTGTCAAGAAACAAAACTTATCTCCAGCATAGACCATGCTTCTGATATTGTTGAACGTGGAAGTGGATTCCATGAAAATATTGATTCAGTGGAGATGGAACAAGTTGAGAGGAGGGATGTTTGCCATGATGAGGTTGAGATCACACTGGGGCAAGTGGGAAATCATGCTGAGATGGATTCTGGCTTGTCCGCAACAGGAGGCGTGGCTATTCCTCTGGAACTTAGAACTAGCGAAATTCATCTCGAAACACAACATTTTATTCATGATGATGAGGTTGAGATAACATTGGGGCAAGTGGGAAATCAAGCTGAAATGGATTCCGGGTTGTCTGAAACTGGAGGGGTGGCTATTCCTCTGGAACTTAGTACTAGtgaaattcatttaaaaatggAACCTGTTGAAGACGAGTACAGCAGTAGATCAAGTTTGTCATCGTTATCAGAAATAGATGGGAGAGTACCGTATGCTACAAAAGAAGAAACGGTGAGTTTGGAACCAAGAGCCAATGACCTTGATGAATCTAGAAGTGCAATCCTACCTTCCCCTAAGGAGCCAGATTCCCACTTTTTGAGTGGGTGGGTGGATGAAAATCAACATGAACCTGTTTATGATTCAAGCCCCCCGGAATGTGAAAAGATCCTCTCCCATCCCTCCATTTCTTCTGACTTGCAAGTAGAGATATCCAAAATGGGTTCACCTCCAGTGTCTGTTGTGACTTCTATTCCCATTTCAGATAAGGAATCTGAATTGTACAGTGAGAGAGAAGGGAAGGATTCTTCTAATTATGAAGAACCTCATGGATCATCCTCAGTGATACATCCAGATAATGAAATGGAGCCAAGGTTGAGGGAAGTACAGGAGTCTAGTAAGGATCATGTTACACAGGTCAAGTCTCCAGGGGTTAACTTGGGTGATCAAAATGGGTCTGAATATGTGGTTGAACATGTTTCAGTTACTTCAAGGTCATCTTATACTGATGTTGGATCGGTTGAGGAAGGTATAGTATATAAGAAAGATAGCTCATCTCATAGACAGGATCAAGTTAGCTCCTCAAGTAATGATTCGGAGATTATTTTTGGGATCCATCAAGCTGTGCACGAGAAGCCAGATTCTGAGGCTTCAAGCTATCAGATGGCttctaaaaatttaactttGTCTAGAAAAGAGGAACAACATCCACGGCCTTCAGCGGTGGTCCAGCATGTGTCAGTGATAGCTTCAGAAACTGAACCTTTTGAGCGGCATACCATCAGTAAGATAGAAACTTTTCAGCGGGAGCAGGATCAAGtttattcatcaaattcatCAGACTTTGGATCTATAGGGAAGGGTTTGATGCACAGCAATGAGGTTCTTCAGCCCGAACATGATCAGGTCCAGTTCTCGATTGTTGATGATGCAGAGATCGACAAAAGCAGCCACCAAGATGGGGGCGAAAAGTTGGATTTGGTGGCTTCGTCTCCTCAACACATTCCTTCCTCAGAGGAACAACAGCCTCCTCTGGTAACTGAGCAAGTTATATTGGTTCTTTCCAATCATTCAACTTCTGAAACTGAACATGGGAAGGACTGGTCCTTGAATAAGGAGGAAATCGTTTGCTACGAACAGGATGAAGTCCACTCATCAGGTTCTGATGCAAAAATTGATGCTGGTCACCACCGAGATTTGGATGTTGATGTAGTTTCCTTGGGTTATGCAGATAAGCCTATGGTTGAGGCATCCTTTGATGACCATGATGAATGCACA GAATCATATGATATCCGGACAGAATCTTCGGAGGTGGTGAAAATGACCGACAATGAAGATGAGCTAATAGTCCATGATCCCGAGTGCAAAATTAGGCCAAATTTGTCTTCCTCGGCTTCTGTTTCCACCCAAATTGATATCACAGATGGTCCTGAATATAAATTACCCTCCAGTGGACTCTATTTGAAAGCTGATGTCCTTGGGGGAATTGTTGATAAGGACCAAACAAAGGTCTCAGAAGACTTCAGCTATCCAGCAGAAGCTTATGGCTCTTCCCATGCCGAGCAAAATGTCAACGAagttgatgaaataaaagaaattgatgaagGATTGCTGTCAGAGTTGGATGCAGTTGGCGACTTTTGTGTTAAAGAAGTTGTTGAGAGTACTGAATTTGAGTTGTTGCCCAAAGATTCAAACCCACCGAAGACTGAGATGGGCCTCCCAGTTCTTGAAGCAAGATCACTTGAAGATATTAACTTGGCTTTTAAGCAACTTCGTGAAGGAGTAGACGCTGAGGAAGTCATCCTCCCCGGTGTGGTTGATGATTGGCTAGTTGTGGGAGAATCCAAGGATCATGTCGAATCCAATTCGAGCTTGAAAACAGTTGATGCAAAATCTCTGGAGGATATTCATGTTGCTCTCAAGCAAGTCTCACAGGATAATGTTCATGAGCTGCCACAAGCGTTGGGTCCAAAGGATTCGGCAGCGGTAGAAACATCTCAAGTGGCTTCTGCCGAGGAGATTGAATCAACTGATATGGGGTCTGGTGTCCAAGAAAGTAGCACAGTGGCTGGTGATAAACCAGAACAAGGATGTTATGAAACATCTGAGATTCTCAGTTTGAGCATATCCGATAGATTGGATATAAAAAGTAAGGAAGAAAAATCCCATGGTGCCAGCTCCAGCTCCAGCTCCAGCAATTCTGATTGA